CCAAGATGGAGATGGTGCAGTGATCAATAACACCCATCGGCGTGCAGAAACCAACGCCCTTACACATGTCTCTGATCCTAAATGAACTATTCGTGGTTTGAGGAGCCGTTCAATTGATGCCACCTTCGAACAAGACTTCGTAAGCAATGCTAAGAATACCTGTCCAACTTTCCTTGGCGATAACCATTCGTGGAGAAAAGAGAATCTGCCGGCATTTTGTCTTCGGCACTTTGCCGGCCTATTAAATCGCTTCTAATAATAATTCCATGATAACCTAGAGTATATGATGGCAAGGGACGACATAGTAGCCACTCCGGAAATAGGGTTGTGGCTACTATGCTGATGCCCAACTTTGGATGTTTAAATCATATTAGCCAGATACAAAAAGAAAGAATTTTCCAAGCTATACCACTCATTACAGAATAGCACGACAGCATATTTATTTGCTATAATTTGATTGAAACATCGAATGACGTGGTAGAGGTTGAAGAGGGTATCTAAGGTCTCGGCCCTGCTTATACAGGCATTTTTAGGTATGAACTTGGAAACATCATCGTTGGTGCTTATTCCCTGTTTTTAAACATTTTACATATCTCCGCCAACTTCAAAACCATTCAAGTTAAATGCCTATTTATTATATTTTCATCTATAATTGGTGCTAATTATTCTGAGGATATGGCATGGCAAACATTCGCTTGTAATGTGAAGCTTAGGAAGCGAATTTTTTCCTTGTCAACGTACACGATTCGTGCCTAAATTTACGACTACTACGTGAATTTACAGCAGATACATTATTTCTTCCAAACAACTGCTTTTTATACTACCTTGGTACAAGGTGCTATATCGTCTTAGAAGAATTTTTATCACTGTATAGTAAAATAAATGCAAATATGAAAGGGCTTTATCGTTTGATAAATTTAAAATGAAAAATAAACGGCATCAACTATACGCTATTATCTTTTATATAACCGCCTTCGTAATCATTACCCTGAGTATTTTTTTAAATAACAGACTAAATTGTATCGAAAGGCCTCTCAAAGAAGGCCGAGATACGAATGAAGCCTCTCGGCAATTGAAATGGGCCAGTCACGCCAACAAAGAGGATGCTGGACCAGGCTCTTATGCTAACTCCAGGAACCTAGCTAATCTCCCCAGTGTGAAGTCCTCTTCTGCTCAAGAACACAACTTTGGCCAGCAATCTTTTAAGAACCCTGAATTATTAAGAATGTTCAACAACGCTAGACTGATAGAAAGTCGTATAAAACAAGATGAAAGTACTGGGCACAACATAAAGTCTTCATTATACGAAGCAACATTCAAATACCCATTCATCAAAGTAAAGCAAACAATTGAGCAAGGTTCAGGGCTTATTCTAGCAGAAATAGCCTCTGTTGCTGACCACGTTATGGTTCAAGTAGATCCTACATTAACCAAATCTCAAATGCAGACTATTGTTGCTAGCCATGGGTACCGAATCCGCAAGAAGATGTTTACTGCCCATAGCTATCTTATAGAAGATACAAACGCGAGCCTCGATTCTCTGGATAATTTGCTTGAGGCTTTAGACCCTAGTAAAGAGGAAGGGATAGTGATAGCAGAAGCAGATTATTTGGTTCATTCAACACTTATTCCTGACGACCCATATTTGGCGGAACTCTGGGGCTTAAATAATCCAGGGCCGCCCTTGTGGGGAGTCCAGGATGCAGATATCGACGCCCCGGAAGCCTGGGAAATTTCTACAGGCACCAAAAATGTAGTGGTAGGTGTCATTGATTCAGGGATCGATTATAACCATCCGGATTTGATTGATAACATGTGGCGGAATCCAGGTGAAATACCGAACAATGGTATAGACGATGATGGTAATGGTTTCATTGATGACGTTCATGGATGGGATTTTTATAATGGAGATGCGGATCCGTATGATGATCATTTCCATGGAACCCACTCCGCGGGCACTATAGGTGCTGTAGGTAATAACGGCAAAGGCTTAACCGGCGTTTGTTGGAGTGTTTCGCTCATGGCACTCAAGTTCCTTAATTCGTATAATACTGGCCTAAATTCCGATGCGGCAGACTGCATCAGTTACACTAATTTAATGAAAGTAGATATCACCTCGAACTCATGGGGTGGGCCCGCAGCATCTGGAATGGTAACGAGCGCCATTCACGATGCCCGCGATCAAAACAGTCTTTTTATAACAGCTGCAGGCAATAACAACCTTAATAATGATACGACGGCGTTTTTTCCAGCAAGTTATAATCTGGATAATATTATTTCTGTTGCTGCTACTAATAGTGATGATCAAATGGCATGGTTCTCTAACTATGGTCCAACGAGTGTGGACTTAGCAGCACCGGGTTCAAATATATACAGCACTTTCCCCACTAGTTATGGATTCGAATATAGTTATCTCAGTGGTACATCAATGGCTACACCTCATGTCACAGGTGTTTGTGCTCTTATACTATCAGTTGCTCCTGATATGCCTTATGATCAAGTGAAAGCTCTAGTCATGGATCATGTTGATCCTCTTCCAAGTCTGGATGGTATGACCGTTACTGGAGGACGTCTCAATGCTTACAACTCTTTATCCAACATAAATGAGCAGCCCACGTTCTTTATCAAAGGAAAAGTTATCGCTACAGAAAACGCAACACCTATATCAGGTGCCGTTGTTGAATATTCTG
The sequence above is a segment of the Verrucomicrobiota bacterium genome. Coding sequences within it:
- a CDS encoding S8 family serine peptidase: MKNKRHQLYAIIFYITAFVIITLSIFLNNRLNCIERPLKEGRDTNEASRQLKWASHANKEDAGPGSYANSRNLANLPSVKSSSAQEHNFGQQSFKNPELLRMFNNARLIESRIKQDESTGHNIKSSLYEATFKYPFIKVKQTIEQGSGLILAEIASVADHVMVQVDPTLTKSQMQTIVASHGYRIRKKMFTAHSYLIEDTNASLDSLDNLLEALDPSKEEGIVIAEADYLVHSTLIPDDPYLAELWGLNNPGPPLWGVQDADIDAPEAWEISTGTKNVVVGVIDSGIDYNHPDLIDNMWRNPGEIPNNGIDDDGNGFIDDVHGWDFYNGDADPYDDHFHGTHSAGTIGAVGNNGKGLTGVCWSVSLMALKFLNSYNTGLNSDAADCISYTNLMKVDITSNSWGGPAASGMVTSAIHDARDQNSLFITAAGNNNLNNDTTAFFPASYNLDNIISVAATNSDDQMAWFSNYGPTSVDLAAPGSNIYSTFPTSYGFEYSYLSGTSMATPHVTGVCALILSVAPDMPYDQVKALVMDHVDPLPSLDGMTVTGGRLNAYNSLSNINEQPTFFIKGKVIATENATPISGAVVEYSGPSSGSTTTLADGTYSLNLSKGKYSLIVYADGFIQSASRSLRLPPNRSGINFSLERPDLEIAPSTIAATLNLGDQISQVIRLDNKGSERLTWNASIAPLHSAASSASEWIDLSSFKGKIRRGGIQEITLTLDATSLTPGSYTAEIVFSWDDVNGIIESRLPVKLSIIDSTRNDPPIVSFKRASSDLEIDEGYSLINIEAKASDPDGSISHVELFLDGESLGKQTKKPYRWNQGNLALRGLPAGTYQLKLMATDNEGATAEALVKLNVNEVNQPPTISFAGSSRLKVRKPYKPTDLEIKAKASDSDGQITAVRLYIDGLFVGEQNERSYFWNGNNGARLLGLPVGTYQLKLIAVDNNDATAIAVTELKVK